From one Chanodichthys erythropterus isolate Z2021 chromosome 3, ASM2448905v1, whole genome shotgun sequence genomic stretch:
- the bptf gene encoding nucleosome-remodeling factor subunit BPTF isoform X6 — translation MRGRRGRPPKAQLVQEPSTGPVRGLRPRRGLRAKVKVTCDDDYVTPKRGTHHHSTRGRRKARSAASRGRGRGRGTARGRGRRSTASGVVYDDHESDEDDEDAVSLRSEEEEFIEEPLTDEEEEEEDEEEAINDESDYLEELDELEEDDASYCTESSHGSNAVGRKRPRPRRPPSPILEQKEIPLLELPSSSEDLLIPNEQLLNASAIYEVLRSFCTVLRLSPFRFEDFCAALVGQEQCTLMAETHICLLKAILREEDTSNTTFGPADLKDSINSTLYFIDGMTWPEVVRSYCESDPEYHHVLPDLEGEDYPFSPLESKVKVLQFLVDQFLTTNLAREELMSEGVVQYDDHCRVCHRLGDLLCCETCSAVYHLECVKPPLEEVPEDEWQCEICVAHKVPGVTDCLTEFQKSRPYIRQEPIGYDRHQRKYWFLNRRIVVEEDGEDENKQTWYYSTKVQLGELLEVLDKGFWENDLCSVLEEMREEIHTHMDITEELTNKARGNNKAYLTVANDVILDRLKTKQEAELEEVKRRAAEEAERARQELKSGSGEPAVNDQMNSNGSCPQQDSSNGNAMNEQTSADASVSAVPVDEVGSTNVPELAVSSSAIPPKTDSQNPTGNAVTSSSSGEEAGEGTDGVKELADKSSEPAAHGDGDSVLETEPAQTVDENSCSSHFSISECLRGPEEPDLVDRSSQSSLNSQDETGEGKANGDSAKTGSSRMITRLRNPDSKLSQRKVMQDKDGSSQDGSRALKETPPLSSFGSFKRDSNKSSGFFKLGQEGKFRVYHNQYSTNTLALNKHQHREDHDKRRHLSHKFCMTPAGEFKWNGSLYGSKALTVSTLRLTIIQLENNVPAPFLHPNWASHRSNWIKAVQMCSKAREFALALAILECAIKPVVMLPMWKDSLGHTRLHRMTSVEREEKEKVKKREKKLEDEETMQQATWVKYTFPIKHQVWKQKGEEYRVTGYGGWSWVSKTHVHRFFPKLPGNTNVNYRKALEAAKTGMDNQASLSETPKTLVKTDEISSENVPEKDNFQDTSLDSSEEKLSVEKDHVLKVEEQNEEKENETVTEKCDEKNGSVEQMDTSTPNSVNEEKDNITNAPSDDSPLKGEPLDSEVVKDSAPNQPQQSFWHDVVNVSEGFLLRTAYKKIKASKLDGLLERRVKQFTIEEKQRLEKLKQGTISKTSTEKIMEDKEITVAAQDQKVKIEGTISETPKARQTEGVACLVIQEKDNVVKKLDFNQEEEQAKTNTSGPKNILDVRLNDSGDLSPKEHQQKLTEPEPKTASRVAMSELNGNSQSLDQSLSLNTKPDKTVTEVTCPPEDSERKDIIENNENDLDVKRTLPLQVNGKDGPVDPECKNLTDSVNTKELTNTVVEEIKAISPKETVKSLMNGDATQECLKEWTNSTIPQVNSDEDKGVNKLDPDYPPPQKMAKLENNIEESKDSTVSSAEPSSVASESNTRSEVPSHSSKVEPMQVEEAKPPVPSPVPSAEESSLSSDLTENSSSLGETTTVITQVTTTTTTVSTESRMVLTSRDSLASNNGISTPVPTDSKVESTSSVSTLSTTTTTVTKVTDSSQEATLTKECLTTVTKTLTDTKLSPSGATVKSMTVSHEYSTRDRVRLLKFSRTKKTRSGTALPSYRKFVTKSSKKSIFVLPNDELKKLARRGGIREVPIFNYNAKPALDIWPYPSPRPTFGITWRYRLQTVRSLAGVSLMLRLLWACLRWDDMSVKPSPTGGTTRTETSDTDITTTEIIKRRDVGPYGIRSEYCIRKIICPLGVPETPKETPTPQRKGLRSSALRPKKPEPAKQTGPVVIETWVAEEDLELWEIRAFTERVEREKAQAADPTKKRLEQQKPSTTSTTSTLTSTPTTPGTTTQKVVVGSISGQVTTAPKVVMTTKLGSPVTFQQNKNFQQSFASWVKQGQQGNTVSTSSVVTVAANSATTSGQTFHIAAAAGSMAGSVITAKLPVPANSKIVTVNVPTTQGGLVQVQQKVVGIIPSSTAGTAQSFPPFQPRTATINIRPNTTTSTQQVITTGTALRPGMTVIRSPLHQATTLGKTIIRTPLMVQQGQVQQPVQTSTGAQAVGTPPRLSTPNQPQTPQTPSSPRPQQGQVKLTLAQLTQLTQGAQGGNQGLTVVIQGQGQTTGQLQVIPQGVTVIPGPGQQLMQAAMPNGQVQRFLFTPMAPAPASAPAAPAAPTTTTSSGVPATAAPAATTSTTPAPIQPATRLAPQPQPPTTLPPTSSLPPSQPAQHTPTPVSAAIVPQPTPSLQPHPPVQLRPQPQVPPQTSVPPPTPVPAPQIAQVTATAPPQQVTTLPVAQTTVTKVQPQIQLPPQLLSVPGLQQQVISHIQSQVAAQIQAQVQQVGTTAGMPQQIKLQLPIQIQQQGGGQVQAHQIQNLVTIQTASVQEQLQRIQQLCEQQQQKKKQQEAKREQAQQHVSQSDLIQKQVAQKQNVAIEQLKQKKTMTPAEREENQRMIVCNQVMKFILDKIDKDERQAAKKRKREESVEQKRSKQNASKLSALLFKHKEQLKADILKKRALLDKELQLQVQEELKRDLIKLRREKEKAQAAAAQAAAAAAAASAHVHSGLSSYTPTVTSPSTHKRKRDEERDAASKSKRKKMISTTSKDSKRDIKLYCICKTPYDESKFYIGCDLCSNWYHGECVGITEKEAKKMDDYICSECKRAQEGSTEELYCICRTPYDESQFYIGCDRCQNWYHGRCVGILQSEATHIDEYVCPQCQSTEDAMTVLTPLTDKDYEGLKRILRSLQSHKMAWPFLEPVDPNDAPDYYGIIKEPMDLSTMEERIQKRFYSKLTEFVADMTKIFDNCRYYNPSDSPFYQCAEFLESFFVQKLKAFKASRSHNNKLQSSAS, via the exons ATGAGGGGGAGACGAGGCAGGCCGCCCAAAGCGCAGCTGGTGCAGGAGCCCTCAACGGGGCCGGTGCGCGGGCTGAGACCCCGCCGGGGCTTGCGAGCGAAGGTGAAAGTTACCTGCGATGATGATTATGTCACCCCTAAACGAGGGACCCATCATCATTCAACACGAGGCCGAAGAAAAGCGCGATCCGCGGCATCGAGGGGCAGAGGAAGAGGCAGGGGAACGGCCAGAGGTAGGGGGCGGCGGAGCACCGCGAGCGGGGTGGTTTACGACGACCACGAGAGcgatgaagatgatgaagatgCGGTTAGTTTGAGATCAGAGGAGGAAGAATTCATCGAGGAGCCTCTGACggatgaagaggaggaggaagaagatgaGGAGGAGGCCATCAACGACGAGTCCGACTACCTGGAGGAACTGGACGAATTGGAGGAAGACGATGCGAGTTACTGCACGGAGAGCAGCCACGGCAGCAACGCAG TAGGTCGTAAAAGGCCAAGACCAAGGCGACCACCTTCTCCTATTCTGGAGCAGAAGGAGATTCCTCTTCTGGAGCTGCCCAGTTCCTCCGAGGACCTTCTCATTCCCAACGAGCAGCTACTCAATGCGTCGGCTATTTATGAGGTCCTTCGCAGTTTCTGCACCGTCTTGCGTCTCTCTCCGTTCCGTTTCGAGGACTTCTGCGCTGCTCTGGTCGGACAGGAGCAGTGCACGCTGATGGCGGAGACGCACATCTGTCTGCTGAAGGCCATTTTACGGGAGGAAGACACCTCCAACACCACTTTCGGACCCGCGGACCTCAAGGACAGCATCAACTCCACACTCTACTTCATTGACGGTATGACTTGGCCGGAAGTGGTGCGTTCATACTGCGAAAGCGACCCCGAGTATCACCACGTGCTCCCTGACCTGGAGGGCGAAGACTATCCGTTCAGCCCTTTGGAGAGCAAAGTCAAGGTCTTGCAGTTCCTGGTGGACCAATTCCTCACCACTAACCTCGCCCGTGAGGAGCTCATGTCCGAGGGGGTCGTTCAGTACGACGACCATTGCCGGGTTTGCCACAGGCTCGGCGACCTCCTGTGCTGCGAGACCTGCTCGGCCGTGTATCACCTGGAGTGCGTCAAGCCTCCCCTGGAGGAGGTGCCTGAGGACGAATGGCAGTGTGAGATTTGTGTGGCACACAAAGTGCCCGGCGTAACAGACTGTCTGACAGAGTTCCAGAAGAGCCGGCCGTACATCCGGCAAGAGCCCATTGGTTACGACCGACATCAAAGAAAATACTGGTTTCTCAACAGGAGGATCGTtgt AGAGGAAGATGGCGAGGATGAAAATAAACAGACCTGGTACTACAGCACTAAAGTCCAGCTCGGGGAGCTGTTGGAGGTTCTGGATAAAGGGTTCTGGGAGAATGATCTCTGCTCTGTGCTGGAGGAGATGAGAGAGGAGATCCACACTCACATGGACATTACAGAGGAGCTCACTAACAAGGCCCGTGGGAATAACAAGGCATACCTCACCGTTGCCAATG ATGTGATCCTGGACCGCCTGAAGACCAAGCAGGAAGCGGAGCTCGAGGAGGTGAAGCGACGGGCAGCGGAGGAGGCTGAGAGGGCCAGACAGGAGTTGAAATCAGGATCTGGTGAACCAGCTGTGAACGATCAAATGAACTCGAACGGATCGTGTCCACAACAAGACTCCAGTAATGGGAATGCGATGAATGAGCAAACTTCTGCAGATG cttcagtctcagctgtccCAGTTGATGAGGTGGGCAGCACCAATGTTCCTGAGCTCGCGGTATCCAGCTCAGCCATTCCGCCTAAAACTGACTCCCAGAATCCCACAGGGAATGCTGTGACATCATCTTCCAGTGGTGAGGAGGCAGGGGAAGGGACTGATGGGGTGAAAGAGTTGGCAG ATAAGAGCTCGGAGCCTGCAGCTCACGGTGATGGTGATTCTGTACTAGAGACTGAACCTGCACAGACAGTGGATGAGAACAGCTGCAGCAGTCATTTCTCCATTTCTGAATGCTTGCGAGGTCCAGAAGAGCCTGACCTGGTGGACCGATCCTCACAGTCTTCTCTCAACAGCCAGGATGAAACAG gtgagGGTAAAGCTAACGGAGATAGTGCAAAGACAGGATCTTCACGCATGATTACACGACTCCGGAACCCTGATAGCAAGCTAAGTCAACGCAAGGTCATGCAGGACAAAGATGGCAGCTCTCAGGATGGTAGCAGAGCACTTAAAGAG ACTCCCCCATTGTCGTCATTTGGCTCCTTTAAGAGAGATTCAAACAAGAGCAGTGGCTTTTTCAAACTGGGCCAGGAGGGTAAATTTCGAGTCTACCACAACCAGTACAGCACTAACACACTTGCCCTGAACAAGCACCAACACCGTGAGGACCATGACAAACGCAGACATCTTTCCCACAAGTTCTGCATGACCCCTGCTGGTGAGTTCAAGTGGAACGGATCGCTGTATGGCTCGAAAGCCCTGACTGTGTCTACGTTGAGATTAACCATCATTCAGCTGGAGAACAATGTCCCTGCTCCGTTCTTGCATCCCAACTGGGCATCACACAG GTCAAACTGGATAAAGGCTGTCCAAATGTGCAGCAAGGCGAGAGAGTTTGCGTTAGCTTTGGCCATTCTAGAGTGTGCAATCAAGCCAGTGGTCATGCTCCCTATGTGGAAGGATTCTCTCGGTCACACAAG GCTTCATCGCATGACCTCTGTTGAGCGGGAAGAGAAGGAGAAggtgaaaaagagagagaaaaaactagAAGATGAAGAGACTATGCAGCAGGCCACATGGGTGAAGTACACTTTCCCCATCAAACACCAG GTGTGGAAGCAGAAAGGTGAGGAGTACAGAGTAACTGGGTATGGAGGCTGGAGCTGGGTGAGTAAGACGCATGTCCATCGCTTTTTCCCAAAACTACCTGGAAACACCAACGTCAATTACCGGAAAGCACTTGAGG cagcTAAAACTGGAATGGACAATCAGGCATCTCTTTCAGAAACACCAAAAACTTTGGTTAAAACAGATGAAATTTCATCTGAAAATGTGCCTGAAAAGGATAACTTCCAGGACACATCACTGGATTCTTCTGAAGAAAAGCTATCTGTGGAGAAAGATCATGTGTTAAAAGTTGAAGAACAAAATGAAGAAAAGGAGAATGAAACTGTTACAGAGAAGTGTGATGAAAAAAATGGATCGGTAGAACAAATGGACACCAGCACTCCCAACTCTGTAAATGAGGAAAAAG ATAACATCACAAATGCCCCATCCGATGACTCTCCTTTGAAAGGAGAGCCTTTGGATAGTGAGGTGGTAAAGGATAGTGCTCCTAATCAACCCCAGCAATCCTTCTGGCATGATGTTGTGAATGTCAGTGAAGGCTTCTTGCTACGTACGGCATACAAGAAAATCAAGGCATCAAAACTTGATGGCCTTTTAGAGAGGCGGGTCAAACAGTTCACCATAGAAGAGAAGCAGAGGCTTGAGAAACTCAAGCAGGGAACAATTTCTAAAACCTCAACTGAAAAGATAATGGAAGACAAAGAGATAACTGTTGCTGCTCAAGACCAAAAGGTTAAGATTGAAGGAACTATCTCTGAAACTCCGAAGGCTAGACAGACTGAGGGAGTAGCCTGTCTAGTGATCCAAGAAAAAGACAATGTGGTCAAAAAGCTTGATTTTAACCAAGAGGAAGAACAGGCGAAGACAAACACTTCAGGACCGAAGAACATCCTGGATGTTAGATTAAATGACTCTGGTGACTTATCCCCTAAAGAACATCAGCAGAAGTTGACAGAACCAGAACCCAAGACCGCCAGTAGGGTAGCAATGTCTGAGCTTAATGGAAACTCTCAAAGTCTGGATCAAAGCCTCAGCTTGAACACTAAACCCGATAAAACCGTTACAGAAGTTACGTGTCCACCTGAAGACTCTGAGAGGAAGGACATCATTGAAAACAATGAGAATGACCTAGACGTAAAGAGAACTTTGCCATTGCAAGTAAATGGGAAGGATGGTCCTGTTGACCCAGAATGTAAGAATTTGACTGATAGTGTTAACACAAAGGAGCTAACCAATACCGTTGTGGAGGAGATTAAAGCAATATCACCAAAGGAAACAGTGAAGTCGCTAATGAATGGTGACGCCACTCAAGAGTGTCTTAAAGAATGGACTAATAGCACGATTCCTCAGGTGAATTCGGATGAGGATAAAGGGGTTAACAAACTTGACCCCGATTATCCACCACCTCAGAAAATGGCCAAGTTGGAAAACAACATTGAAGAATCTAAAGACTCCACGGTTTCTTCTGCTGAACCTTCTTCTGTAGCTTCTGAGTCGAACACAAGATCCGAGGTGCCTAGTCATAGCTCTAAGGTAGAGCCGATGCAAGTTGAGGAGGCAAAACCTCCTGTTCCTTCTCCCGTCCCTTCAGCGGAAGAGTCCAGCTTAAGTAGTGACCTCACTGAAAACAGCAGCAGCCTTGGCGAGACTACGACTGTCATTACTCAAGTCACCACAACTACAACCACAGTATCCACAGAGTCCCGCATGGTGTTGACCTCACGTGACAGTCTTGCTTCCAATAACGGGATCAGTACCCCTGTACCAACAGATTCTAAGGTGGAGTCTACCAGCTCTGTTTCAACACTCTCCACTACTACCACTACTGTTACAAAGGTTACAGACTCATCCCAGGAAGCCACTCTAACAAAAGAGTGCTTGACCACTGTCACAAAAACACTGACCGATACCAAGTTGAGTCCTAGTGGTGCCACTGTAAAATCTATGACAGTGAGTCACGAATATTCCACCAGGGACAGGGTACGACTGTTAAAGTTCTCTCGCACCAAGAAAACACGGTCTGGAACGGCCTTGCCCTCGTACCGCAAGTTTGTGACCAAGAGTAGCAAGAAGAGTATCTTTGTGCTTCCCAATGACGAGCTGAAGAAACTTGCAAGGCGCGGTGGTATCCGCGAAGTTCCTATCTTTAACTATAATGCCAAGCCGGCCCTGGACATCTGGCCCTACCCATCCCCTCGACCAACATTTGGGATCACATGGAG ATACCGACTCCAGACAGTGAGGTCTTTGGCTGGAGTGAGCCTAATGCTACGGCTGCTTTGGGCCTGCCTCAGATGGGATGATATGTCTGTGAAACCCTCACCCACAGGAGGGACAACGCGAACAG AGACATCTGACACTGATAtcaccaccactgagatcaTCAAGCGGAGAGATGTTGGTCCTTATGGCATTCGTTCAGAGTATTGCATCAGGAAGATCATTTGTCCCCTTGGGGTGCCTGAGACTCCCAAAG AGACTCCTACACCTCAAAGGAAAGGCCTTCGTTCAAGTGCTCTGAGACCAAAGAAGCCAGAACCAGCTAAGCAGACAGGGCCTGTTGTAATCGAAACCTGGGTGGCCGAGGAAGACCTGGAACTTTGGGAGATTCGAGCCTTTACTGAAAG GGTTGAGAGGGAAAAGGCACAAGCGGCTGACCCAACTAAG AAACGGTTGGAACAGCAGAAACCTAGCACCACCAGCACCACATCCACCTTGACTAGCACCCCTACGACCCCTGGGACCACTACTCAGAAGGTGGTGGTGGGCTCTATTAGCGGTCAGGTAACTACAGCGCCAAAAGTGGTAATGACCACCAAGCTGGGCTCTCCGGTCACATTCCAGCAAAACAAGAACTTCCAGCAGTCCTTTGCTTCTTGGGTCAAGCAGGGCCAACAAGGCAATACAG TCTCTACCAGTTCGGTTGTGACTGTGGCGGCGAATAGCGCCACCACATCTGGGCAAACGTTCCACATCGCTGCTGCTGCGGGGTCGATGGCCGGCAGTGTCATCACCGCTAAACTACCTGTTCCAGCCAACAGCAAGATAGTCACAGTGAACGTACCAACCACGCAAGGAG GTTTGGTACAGGTACAGCAGAAGGTGGTGGGCATCATTCCATCAAGCACAGCGGGCACCGCACAGTCCTTCCCTCCATTCCAGCCCCGTACGGCCACCATTAACATCAGACCCAACACAACCACCTCCACACAGCAG GTCATTACGACTGGAACCGCTCTACGACCAGGGATGACTGTTATACGCTCTCCCTTGCACCAGGCTACCACCCTGGGGAAGACTATCATTCGCACACCCCTGATGGTTCAACAAG GTCAAGTGCAACAGCCAGTGCAAACAAGTACAGGTGCTCAGGCGGTGGGCACTCCTCCTCGCCTCTCCACACCGAACCAACCCCAGACCCCACAGACGCCCTCTTCTCCCCGACCACAGCAGGGTCAGGTCAAACTCACTCTGGCCCAGCTCACACAGCTCACCCAAGGGGCTCAG GGAGGGAACCAGGGGTTGACAGTAGTGATCCAAGGGCAAGGTCAGACCACCGGCCAGCTGCAGGTCATTCCTCAGGGGGTGACCGTCATTCCGGGGCCTGGTCAGCAACTCATGCAGGCAGCCATGCCCAATGGCCAAGTCCAGCGTTTCTTGTTCACACCCATGGCCCCTGCACCAGCGTCTGCCCCTGCTGCCCCCGCCGCTCCCACCACAACAACCTCATCAGGCGTCCCAGCCACAGCTGCACCAGCTGCCACCACCAGCACAACTCCAGCACCCATTCAACCAG CTACTCGTCTTGCTCCACAGCCCCAACCTCCAACCACACTTCCTCCCACATCATCTCTCCCTCCATCACAGCCAGCCCAGCACACACCcactccagtctcagccgcaaTCGTTCCCCAACCGACTCCATCTCTACAACCCCACCCGCCCGTACAGCTCCGACCTCAGCCCCAAGTCCCTCCACAAACATCAGTCCCGCCCCCTACACCTGTTCCTGCCCCTCAGATAGCACAGGTGACGGCCACCGCACCTCCACAGCAGGTCACCACCCTCCCTGTCGCCCAGACCACAGTTACCAAAGTCCAGCCCCAGATCCAGCTTCCCCCGCAGCTCCTCAGCGTCCCCGGGCTCCAGCAGCAGGTCATCTCCCACATCCAGAGTCAGGTAGCGGCCCAGATTCAAGCTCAGGTCCAGCAGGTCGGGACCACAGCCGGGATGCCCCAGCAGATCAAACTGCAACTGCCCATTCAGATTCAGCAGCAGGGCGGAGGGCAAGTCCAAGCGCACCAGATCCAGAATTTGGTGACCATCCAGACGGCCAGCGTACAGGAGCAGCTTCAGCGGATCCAGCAGCTTTGcgaacagcagcagcagaagaaGAAACAGCAGGAGGCGAAGAGAGAGCAGGCCCAACAGCATGTCAGCCAGAGCGACTTGATACAAAAACAG GTGGCTCAGAAGCAGAATGTGGCCATAGAGCAGTTAAAACAGAAGAAAACCATGACTCCTGCTGAAAGAGAGGAGAACCAGAG GATGATTGTTTGTAACCAGGTGATGAAGTTCATTCTGGATAAAATCGATAAGGACGAGAGGCAGGCGGCCAAAAAGCGGAAACGGGAGGAGTCTGTGGAGCAGAAGCGCAGCAAGCAGAACGCCAGCAAGCTGTCGGCTCTGCTCTTCAAACACAAAGAGCAGCTCAAGGCTGATATCCTGAAGAAAAGAGCACTGCTTGATAAAGAGCTACAGCTGCAAGTGCAG GAGGAGTTGAAGCGCGATCTCATTAAACTGCGGCGGGAGAAGGAGAAAGCTCAGGCTGCGGCTGCACAAGCTGCGGCTGCTGCTGCGGCCGCCAGCGCTCACGTGCACAGCGGTCTCTCCTCATACACACCGACTGTCACCTCACCCTCCACACACAAACGCAAGCGGGACGAGGAGAGAGACGCTGCCTCCAAGTCCAAACGCAAAAAGATGATCTCCACTACCTCAAAGGACAGCAAGAGGGACATCAAGTTATACTGCATCTGCAAGACGCCCTATGATGAGTCTAA